A portion of the Microbulbifer agarilyticus genome contains these proteins:
- the rimP gene encoding ribosome maturation factor RimP: MASKRELLEELLAPVVESLDCELWGIDYQTHGRNALLRIYIDAERGISVDDCEKVSRQVSAVMDVEDPITSKYTLEVSSPGMDRPLYKLEQYQRYIGAQVELRLRMPLDGQRKWRGLLAGVEGDEIVLRIDSENEYLLPIDSIEKANIIPQFDDSE; this comes from the coding sequence ATGGCAAGCAAGCGCGAACTTTTGGAAGAGCTTCTGGCTCCGGTGGTTGAATCACTGGATTGTGAACTGTGGGGGATTGATTACCAGACCCACGGTCGCAACGCCCTGCTGCGAATTTATATCGACGCCGAGCGTGGTATCTCCGTGGACGACTGTGAAAAGGTCAGTCGCCAGGTCAGCGCGGTGATGGATGTAGAAGATCCCATCACCAGCAAGTACACCCTGGAAGTGTCCTCCCCCGGGATGGATCGCCCGCTGTACAAGCTGGAGCAGTACCAGCGTTATATCGGTGCCCAGGTTGAGTTGCGCCTGCGTATGCCATTGGACGGGCAGCGCAAATGGCGCGGTTTGTTGGCCGGTGTAGAGGGTGATGAGATCGTCCTGCGTATCGATAGCGAAAATGAATATTTGCTTCCCATCGACAGTATCGAGAAGGCAAATATCATTCCGCAATTTGATGACAGCGAATAA
- the nusA gene encoding transcription termination factor NusA has product MNKEILLVAEAVSNEKGVDRDIIFQAIEVALATATKKRYDEDSTIEVIIDRQSGDYETFRSWDVVDDDTLAELGTQFTLEEAHEKDPELKAGDVFREQVENVGFGRIAAQTAKQVIVQKVREAERAKIVDEYRDRVGEMVSGTVKKVTRDFIAVDLGNNAEARLPRDQLVGREIFRLGDRVRAILLEIQPEARGPQLMLSRSCPQMLIELFRIEVPEISEQVIEIRGAARDPGLRAKIAVNTNDGRIDPVGACVGMRGARVQAVSNELSGERVDIVLWDDNPAQFVINAMAPAEIESIVVDEDAGSMDVAVAEENLAMAIGRSGQNVRLASELTEWQINVMGVDEWQAKQEAESGSIMETFMERLDIDEDVAGVLVEEGFTSLEEVAYVPIEEMLDIEGFDEDIAEELRARAKDALLTQALASEEELEASEPQEDLLNMEGMDRQLAFQLASRGVASMEDLAEQAVDDLLEIEGMDQERAAALIMKAREPWFADDSDQEA; this is encoded by the coding sequence ATGAACAAAGAAATCTTGCTGGTAGCCGAAGCGGTTTCCAACGAGAAAGGCGTTGACCGGGATATTATTTTCCAGGCAATCGAAGTGGCCCTTGCGACGGCTACCAAGAAGCGCTACGACGAAGATTCCACTATCGAGGTGATTATCGATCGCCAGAGTGGTGACTATGAAACCTTCCGCAGCTGGGACGTTGTCGATGATGACACTCTGGCGGAGCTGGGTACCCAGTTCACTCTGGAAGAAGCCCATGAAAAAGATCCCGAGCTGAAAGCGGGTGACGTGTTTCGCGAGCAGGTGGAAAACGTAGGCTTCGGTCGTATCGCAGCGCAAACGGCCAAGCAGGTCATCGTACAGAAGGTCCGTGAAGCCGAGCGCGCCAAGATCGTCGATGAATATCGCGATCGCGTTGGCGAAATGGTCAGCGGTACCGTGAAGAAAGTGACCCGCGACTTTATCGCGGTGGATCTGGGTAACAATGCCGAAGCGCGCCTGCCGCGCGATCAGCTGGTTGGCCGTGAGATTTTCCGCCTCGGCGATCGCGTACGCGCCATCCTGCTGGAAATCCAACCGGAAGCCCGCGGCCCGCAGCTGATGCTGAGTCGCTCCTGCCCGCAGATGCTGATCGAGCTGTTCCGCATTGAAGTGCCGGAAATCTCCGAGCAAGTGATCGAAATACGCGGTGCCGCTCGCGATCCGGGCCTGCGCGCCAAGATTGCCGTGAACACCAATGACGGTCGTATCGACCCGGTTGGCGCCTGTGTAGGTATGCGCGGCGCGCGTGTTCAGGCGGTTTCCAACGAACTGTCTGGTGAGCGAGTGGACATCGTCCTGTGGGATGACAATCCGGCCCAGTTCGTGATCAACGCCATGGCACCTGCCGAGATCGAATCCATCGTGGTTGATGAAGATGCGGGCTCCATGGACGTAGCGGTAGCGGAAGAAAACCTGGCCATGGCGATTGGCCGCAGCGGCCAGAACGTACGTTTGGCTTCCGAGCTGACCGAATGGCAGATCAACGTAATGGGCGTTGACGAATGGCAGGCCAAGCAGGAAGCGGAGTCTGGCAGCATTATGGAAACTTTCATGGAGCGCCTGGATATCGACGAAGATGTTGCCGGCGTTCTTGTGGAAGAAGGTTTCACCTCCCTTGAGGAAGTGGCCTACGTACCCATCGAGGAAATGCTCGACATCGAAGGCTTTGACGAAGATATCGCCGAAGAATTGCGCGCCCGCGCCAAAGATGCCCTGCTGACCCAGGCGCTGGCTTCCGAAGAGGAGCTGGAAGCGTCCGAGCCGCAGGAAGATCTGTTGAACATGGAAGGTATGGATCGTCAGCTGGCGTTCCAGCTTGCCAGCCGCGGTGTTGCTTCTATGGAAGACCTGGCAGAGCAGGCGGTTGACGACCTGCTGGAAATTGAAGGCATGGACCAGGAACGTGCCGCAGCCCTGATTATGAAAGCACGCGAGCCGTGGTTCGCCGACGACAGTGATCAAGAGGCTTAA
- the infB gene encoding translation initiation factor IF-2, translating into MAEVTVSELAKSVGATEERLLKQMHEAGLPHTSADAKVSAEEKQVLLNFLKSSHGSSKGEEDAAPRKITLKRKTTTTLKTGSGTGRKTVNVEVRKKRTYVKRAESDAEQPQEEVDTSALKKAEEELAAAEKAAAERALVEKEAAEAEARAKAEAQAKEQAEKEAAEAAKAEAEAKAAEAAKAEKPATEAKSEAKPAPKAKPAPAPVRSSYVDDIEAMRIAAMERRKKEAEREAAELEEKKARVEAERKRVEEEQKERAEKAKQKATADTSGGVKPSLRRKQEAAVDNKTSEDDEPRKRRSSRRGKSGPKKSSKTSLYDAALEVFDGDDDGKRGTRSLSRPTLKVKNTHGFKKPTGKQVYEVQLGETITVGELAKQLNVKAGELIKRLMKMGEMVTINQSLDRDTATLIVEEMGHKVVLVSENALEDALVAESQQEGGEDVSRAPVVTVMGHVDHGKTSLLDYIRETKVASGEAGGITQHIGAYRVKTSQGEIAFLDTPGHAAFTAMRARGAQATDVVILVVAADDGVMPQTEEAIAHAKAAGVPLVVAINKCDKEAADPDRVKNELAAKDVIPEDWGGDTQFIEVSAHTGQGIDELLEAVSLQSEMLELKAKVGVPATGVVIEARLEKGRGVVATLLVQSGELQRGNIVLAGQSYGRVRAMTNELGKSVKEAGPSTPVELLGLDSTPNAGDEFMVVADERKAREVAEQRADKERTERMQRQQAAKLENMFANMEAGEKKVLPVVVKADVRGSLEAILAALADIGNEEVSVNVVSSGVGGIAENDINLALTSGAIVIGFNTRADAAARKLAETESVEVRYYSVIYNLLDEVKQALSGMLDPEEREEIVGIAEVRDVFRSPKLGAIAGCMVTEGTVYRNKPIRVLRDNVVIYQGDLESLRRFKDDVQEVRNGMECGIGVKDYNDVKPGDQIEVFDIVKIAREL; encoded by the coding sequence ATGGCCGAAGTAACAGTTAGCGAACTCGCCAAATCGGTTGGTGCCACCGAGGAGCGTCTGCTTAAGCAGATGCACGAAGCGGGTTTGCCCCACACTTCAGCGGATGCAAAGGTATCTGCAGAAGAGAAGCAGGTCCTGCTCAATTTCCTGAAAAGCAGCCACGGCAGCAGCAAAGGGGAAGAGGACGCCGCACCTCGCAAGATTACCCTCAAGCGTAAAACCACTACCACGCTGAAAACCGGCTCTGGCACCGGCCGCAAGACCGTGAATGTGGAAGTTCGCAAAAAGCGCACCTATGTGAAGCGCGCAGAGTCCGACGCAGAACAGCCGCAAGAAGAAGTGGATACTTCCGCACTGAAGAAAGCGGAAGAAGAGCTGGCTGCGGCAGAGAAGGCTGCAGCGGAACGCGCTCTGGTTGAGAAGGAAGCTGCGGAAGCGGAAGCCCGCGCTAAAGCGGAAGCTCAAGCGAAAGAACAGGCTGAAAAAGAAGCCGCCGAGGCTGCCAAAGCGGAAGCGGAAGCCAAGGCTGCGGAAGCCGCCAAGGCAGAGAAGCCCGCCACCGAAGCCAAATCCGAAGCCAAGCCTGCGCCGAAAGCCAAGCCTGCGCCTGCTCCGGTTCGTTCCAGCTATGTGGACGATATTGAAGCCATGCGTATTGCCGCCATGGAGCGCCGCAAGAAAGAAGCGGAACGCGAAGCGGCAGAGCTGGAAGAGAAAAAGGCGCGCGTAGAAGCCGAGCGCAAGCGCGTTGAAGAAGAGCAGAAAGAACGCGCCGAAAAGGCCAAGCAGAAGGCCACCGCGGATACTTCTGGTGGCGTTAAGCCGTCCCTGCGTCGCAAGCAGGAAGCCGCTGTTGACAACAAAACCAGCGAAGACGATGAGCCGCGCAAGCGCCGCAGCAGCCGTCGCGGCAAGTCCGGCCCGAAAAAATCCAGCAAAACCTCCCTGTACGATGCCGCATTGGAAGTATTTGATGGGGACGACGACGGCAAGCGTGGCACCCGCTCTTTGTCCCGTCCTACGCTGAAAGTGAAGAACACACACGGCTTCAAAAAGCCGACAGGAAAGCAAGTGTACGAAGTACAACTGGGCGAGACGATTACCGTTGGTGAACTCGCCAAGCAGTTGAATGTTAAAGCTGGTGAGCTGATCAAACGCCTGATGAAAATGGGCGAAATGGTCACCATCAACCAGAGCTTGGATCGCGATACCGCGACCCTGATTGTCGAAGAGATGGGCCACAAGGTGGTACTGGTCTCTGAGAATGCCCTGGAAGATGCGCTGGTTGCCGAGTCCCAGCAGGAAGGCGGCGAAGACGTGAGCCGTGCCCCGGTTGTGACCGTTATGGGTCACGTTGACCACGGCAAAACCTCTCTGCTCGACTACATCCGTGAAACCAAAGTGGCGTCCGGTGAAGCCGGCGGTATTACCCAGCACATTGGTGCTTACCGGGTGAAGACCAGCCAGGGCGAGATTGCCTTCCTGGATACGCCGGGACACGCCGCGTTTACCGCCATGCGTGCACGTGGTGCCCAGGCGACTGACGTGGTCATCCTGGTTGTGGCTGCGGACGACGGTGTAATGCCACAAACCGAAGAGGCCATCGCCCACGCCAAGGCTGCCGGTGTACCGCTGGTTGTGGCGATCAACAAATGTGATAAGGAAGCGGCAGATCCGGATCGTGTAAAGAACGAGCTGGCTGCGAAAGACGTGATTCCGGAAGACTGGGGCGGCGACACCCAGTTCATCGAAGTATCAGCCCACACCGGGCAGGGTATTGATGAGCTGCTGGAAGCTGTATCCCTGCAGTCCGAGATGCTGGAATTGAAAGCCAAGGTCGGTGTACCGGCCACCGGTGTTGTGATCGAAGCGCGCCTGGAAAAAGGCCGCGGTGTGGTTGCCACCCTGCTGGTACAGAGCGGCGAGTTGCAGCGCGGTAATATCGTGTTGGCTGGCCAGAGCTACGGCCGTGTGCGTGCAATGACCAACGAACTGGGCAAATCCGTGAAAGAAGCGGGCCCATCCACACCGGTAGAGCTGCTGGGCCTGGATAGCACCCCGAATGCTGGTGACGAGTTCATGGTTGTGGCGGACGAGCGTAAAGCCCGCGAAGTTGCCGAACAGCGTGCAGACAAAGAGCGTACCGAGCGTATGCAGCGTCAGCAGGCTGCCAAGCTCGAAAACATGTTTGCCAACATGGAAGCCGGTGAGAAGAAAGTACTGCCGGTTGTGGTTAAGGCCGACGTACGTGGTTCCCTGGAAGCGATTCTGGCTGCGCTGGCGGATATCGGTAACGAAGAGGTATCTGTTAACGTGGTATCCAGTGGTGTAGGTGGTATCGCGGAAAACGATATCAACCTGGCTCTGACCTCTGGCGCGATCGTCATTGGTTTTAATACCCGTGCCGACGCCGCTGCACGCAAGCTGGCAGAAACCGAAAGTGTTGAAGTACGTTACTACAGCGTGATCTACAACCTGCTGGACGAAGTGAAGCAGGCCCTGTCTGGCATGCTGGATCCGGAAGAGCGCGAAGAAATCGTTGGTATCGCCGAAGTGCGCGACGTATTCCGCTCCCCGAAACTTGGTGCCATTGCCGGTTGTATGGTTACCGAGGGTACCGTGTACCGCAATAAGCCGATCCGCGTACTGCGTGACAACGTAGTGATCTACCAGGGCGACTTGGAATCCCTGCGTCGTTTCAAAGACGACGTGCAGGAAGTCCGCAACGGTATGGAATGTGGTATCGGCGTTAAAGACTACAATGACGTCAAGCCTGGCGATCAGATCGAAGTCTTCGACATCGTAAAAATCGCCCGCGAACTGTAA
- the rbfA gene encoding 30S ribosome-binding factor RbfA, giving the protein MAKEFHRADRVADAMRRELARLIQHEVRDPRVGMVNVNDVEVSRDLTTAKVFVTLVGEDDRSKIDISMDALNKAAGFLRSQLAKEIQIRTIPRLQFRYDETSVRGQHLSALIDKAVKSDQKKSDDEPEEQND; this is encoded by the coding sequence ATGGCCAAAGAATTCCATCGAGCCGACCGGGTTGCCGACGCCATGCGTCGTGAACTGGCGCGGCTGATTCAGCACGAAGTGCGCGACCCGCGTGTTGGCATGGTCAATGTCAACGACGTGGAAGTGAGCCGCGATCTCACCACTGCCAAAGTGTTTGTCACTTTGGTGGGCGAAGACGATCGCAGCAAGATCGATATTTCCATGGACGCGCTGAACAAGGCTGCCGGCTTCCTGCGCAGCCAGCTTGCCAAGGAAATTCAGATCCGCACGATTCCCCGTTTGCAATTCCGCTACGACGAAACCTCTGTTCGTGGCCAGCACTTGTCGGCATTGATCGACAAGGCGGTGAAGTCCGACCAGAAAAAGTCTGACGACGAACCGGAAGAACAGAACGACTGA
- the truB gene encoding tRNA pseudouridine(55) synthase TruB yields the protein MGRRPKWGRQVNGVLLLNKPTGISANDALQRAKRLFFANRAGHTGALDPLATGVLPVCFGEATKFSQYLLDADKRYRSTFCLGMTTETGDADGDVVATSDASAITEQQVLDAMADFRGTISQVPSMYSALKHNGQPLYKLARQGIEVEREARQVKIFSYELLSFIPAADSPDKLPRAEVEVHCSKGTYVRSLAEDLGKALGVGAFVEKLHRIAAGPYHEDDAVTLDELTEERGEDRAEVLDHHLLPEDSPASGLPKMILADDTGYYLRQGQPVMDLQVYRLGDEGDMVRLFLESGEFLGVGEITDDGRVAPRRLVK from the coding sequence ATGGGCCGCAGACCAAAATGGGGCCGGCAGGTAAATGGTGTGCTGTTGCTGAACAAGCCCACCGGTATTTCTGCCAACGACGCCCTGCAACGAGCCAAACGCCTGTTCTTTGCCAATCGCGCTGGCCACACCGGTGCACTGGACCCGCTGGCGACCGGCGTACTGCCGGTATGCTTCGGTGAGGCGACCAAGTTCTCCCAGTACCTGCTGGATGCGGACAAGCGCTATCGCAGTACCTTCTGTCTTGGTATGACCACTGAAACTGGTGATGCGGACGGCGATGTCGTGGCCACTAGTGATGCCTCGGCGATCACCGAGCAGCAGGTACTTGATGCCATGGCGGATTTCCGCGGCACTATCAGCCAGGTGCCGTCCATGTATTCCGCGCTGAAGCATAATGGCCAGCCGCTATACAAGCTGGCGCGTCAGGGCATTGAAGTAGAGCGTGAAGCGCGCCAGGTGAAGATTTTCTCCTACGAGTTGCTGAGCTTCATCCCGGCCGCAGATTCTCCAGACAAGCTGCCCAGGGCAGAGGTCGAAGTGCACTGCTCCAAGGGCACCTATGTACGCAGTCTCGCTGAAGATTTGGGTAAGGCGCTGGGTGTGGGGGCTTTTGTCGAAAAGCTGCACCGCATTGCCGCGGGTCCCTATCACGAAGACGACGCGGTCACCTTGGATGAGCTGACCGAAGAGCGTGGGGAAGACCGCGCCGAAGTACTCGATCACCACTTGTTGCCAGAGGATTCTCCCGCCTCTGGGCTGCCCAAAATGATCCTCGCGGATGACACGGGTTACTATCTGCGTCAGGGGCAACCGGTTATGGATCTGCAGGTCTATCGCTTGGGCGACGAAGGTGATATGGTGCGCCTCTTCCTGGAAAGTGGTGAATTTCTGGGCGTTGGAGAGATTACTGATGACGGGCGGGTTGCCCCCCGCCGGTTGGTAAAATAA
- the rpsO gene encoding 30S ribosomal protein S15 — protein MALSANEKAAILKEHGQSEGDTGSPEVQVALLTANINKLQGHFASHKQDHHSRRGLIRMVNQRRKLLDYLKRKDLTRYAQLIAKLGLRR, from the coding sequence ATGGCACTGTCTGCAAACGAAAAAGCAGCCATCCTGAAAGAGCATGGCCAGTCTGAAGGTGATACCGGTTCTCCGGAAGTTCAGGTAGCCCTGCTGACTGCCAACATCAACAAGCTTCAGGGTCACTTTGCTTCTCATAAGCAAGACCACCACTCCCGTCGTGGTTTGATCCGTATGGTAAACCAGCGTCGTAAGCTGCTGGACTACCTGAAGCGCAAGGATCTGACCCGTTACGCTCAGCTGATCGCCAAGCTCGGCCTGCGTCGCTAA